The following coding sequences lie in one Candidatus Rokuibacteriota bacterium genomic window:
- a CDS encoding sigma-54-dependent Fis family transcriptional regulator, whose protein sequence is MKRPRARVLVVDDEPDMARNVGMILVNAGLEAIVETESLRALELLERERPDLVVADLRMPDLDGLALLQRARRLHAGLPVVMLTAYASVDSAVEAMKKGASDYLAKPFAPEELVLRVEKALAWVELAEENRYLRERVASGERGARLVGESPALAEVMRLVDKVAATDAKVLLVGESGTGKELIARTIHQRGPHPEAPFFAINCGALTESLLESELFGHERGAFTGAVATKRGIFEMASGGTLLLDEIGETSLAFQTKLLRAVQEAEFFRVGGTRPLRVQARLVSSSNRDLRKAVAEGRFREDLFYRLSVVTVTVPPLRERGEDIPLLASHFLRVYATQIKKKVHGIHPDAMALLARYRWPGNVRELENVIERAVIMVEGDDQILPEDLPGDLVSEPVVPAGPMDGVREAERDVILRALRECNWNRSLAAKRLGIGRRTLYDKLTRLGILLHPS, encoded by the coding sequence ATGAAGCGGCCACGCGCGAGGGTGCTCGTCGTCGACGACGAGCCAGACATGGCTCGTAATGTGGGGATGATCCTTGTCAACGCGGGGCTGGAGGCGATCGTGGAGACGGAGAGCCTGCGCGCACTGGAGTTGCTGGAGCGCGAGCGACCTGACCTCGTCGTCGCCGATCTGCGGATGCCGGACCTGGACGGGCTGGCCCTGCTGCAGCGGGCCAGGCGCCTGCATGCCGGGCTGCCCGTCGTGATGCTGACCGCCTACGCCTCGGTGGACTCCGCCGTCGAGGCGATGAAGAAGGGGGCGAGCGACTACCTGGCGAAGCCCTTCGCCCCGGAGGAGCTCGTCCTCCGGGTGGAGAAGGCGCTGGCCTGGGTCGAGCTGGCGGAGGAGAACCGCTACTTGCGGGAGCGGGTGGCGAGCGGCGAGCGGGGCGCGCGGCTCGTGGGCGAGAGCCCGGCGCTGGCGGAGGTCATGCGGCTGGTGGACAAGGTGGCGGCCACCGACGCCAAGGTTCTTCTCGTGGGCGAGAGCGGGACGGGCAAGGAGTTGATCGCCCGGACGATCCATCAGCGCGGCCCCCATCCGGAGGCGCCGTTCTTTGCCATCAACTGCGGGGCGCTCACCGAGAGTCTCCTGGAGTCCGAGCTGTTCGGCCACGAGCGGGGCGCCTTCACCGGCGCTGTGGCCACGAAGAGGGGGATTTTCGAGATGGCGAGCGGCGGGACCCTCCTCCTCGACGAGATCGGTGAGACGAGCCTTGCTTTCCAGACGAAGCTGCTCCGGGCGGTACAGGAGGCCGAGTTCTTCCGCGTGGGCGGGACGCGGCCGCTGAGGGTGCAAGCGCGCCTCGTCTCGTCGAGCAACCGGGATCTCCGCAAGGCCGTCGCCGAGGGGCGCTTTCGCGAGGACCTGTTCTACCGCCTGAGCGTCGTCACGGTCACGGTGCCCCCGCTCAGGGAGCGCGGGGAGGACATCCCGCTGCTGGCCTCCCACTTCCTGCGAGTCTACGCCACCCAGATCAAGAAGAAGGTTCACGGGATCCACCCCGACGCCATGGCGCTGCTCGCGCGCTACCGCTGGCCAGGCAATGTCCGGGAGCTGGAGAATGTCATCGAGCGCGCGGTGATCATGGTGGAGGGCGACGACCAGATCCTGCCTGAGGACTTGCCGGGCGATCTCGTGAGCGAGCCGGTGGTGCCCGCGGGGCCGATGGACGGCGTACGGGAGGCCGAGCGCGACGTGATCCTGCGGGCGCTCCGCGAGTGCAACTGGAACCGGAGCCTCGCCGCCAAGCGGCTCGGGATCGGCCGGCGCACCCTGTACGACAAGCTCACGCGGCTGGGGATTTTGCTCCACCCCTCATAG